A region of the Antedon mediterranea chromosome 4, ecAntMedi1.1, whole genome shotgun sequence genome:
AGTTACACATGGACAATGATGTATCAGTTGAAGTATACAACGCTGTTATGGCTGCTGGTGCAGATCATGGGATTGTTAACGCAGGCTACAGGGCAATTGATTCGCTTAGCATTGAAAAAGGTATGAAAGGGACATCTGCATTAAAAGGCTATCTGTAATAAAGGGATGCCTATGTTAAAGGGACACCTGTATTAAATGGCCACATGTTAATTTAAAGAGATGCCTATATTAATGGAATCCTGTATTAAACGGAATCCtgtattaaagggacacctgtAATAAAGGGTGCCTGTATTAAAGGGATGTCTTATATGGAAGCCTGTATTACAGGGACACCTGTATTAACAGGATATCTGTACTAAATGGCTCCCTTTATTGAATGACCacctgtattttttatttcaaccatcTTTAAAGAGGTAACTCTTCCAGTTTAGCCCAGTGGGTTAACTAGTATTGTTTAAATTCAACCTCTTTTGAACTTAAACATAATTACATTACTAATATTGTATCTTGTTGTTGTAGGTTACAGGCATTGGCATGCAGACATCCGACCAGATGACACACCACTAGAGGGCGGTCTCGCCTTCACTTGTAAACTTAAGTCCGATGTCCCATTTCTAGGTAGGGAAGCTTTGGAAAAACAGAAAGAAGGCGGGCTGAAACGAAGGCTAGCTTGCTTCACAATTGATGAGTAAGTGTAGTTTACCATCTTATCTTGGACTACTAAGTAAAGTTGAgcaagaaaataaacaatagaCCGACAGGATGTGTGGGTGGGGCGAAGTCTTTTGGTTGACCAAACAATACCTTTTTcaattagtaaataattgtacaCAACACAATTGTCAAGTGAGAAAGTAGAAGGGATTCAAGCAAcccattttttattcaaaaaatattattaaagggtctttcatacaaatttaaatgataTGCACCAATCGCTATGCGTATAGCCGCGTCAAAACGAAACAttgaaatttgatttgattttgacCAGTTTGACCAGAACCAtgccggagcaggtgtgaaaggcaTTAAATAATGTCTCGAACCAAGACTAAATAAGCTATATAAATTCTTTTTCAGTCACGAGGCTCTACTTGGTTTCGAGGCTATATGGAGGAATGATCAAATCGTCGGATTCATCCGCCGTGCTGATTACGGATTCGCCATAGGAAAAAGTTTAGCGTATGGATATGTGACGCATCCTGATGGAAAAACAGTCACTGCTAAATTCCTCAGGGAAGGAAAATATGCCATCGAGAAGATGGGAATTAAATTTGCAGCTAAAATTCACATGAAATCGCCATTCGATGCAGAAAATAATAGAGTTAAAggaaattattaattgatgatTATAATAAATTGTCACCCACAAATTGATAAAACAATAAGctattttaatataaacttGCCGATTTCTTAAATGGCATAGCACGTATAAGCACATATGGAAAGTACATAggataaacaatattttaaaaattgaagcTCACGGTAGCTAACCTTACCTCCGCCTACCTTATGGTTATTCAACGATTTTCATGCATcactaataaaaaataaagtagaaaaaaaacattatggacaacaatttaaacaaagcATCATGAAAAATTTgtagaaaacaattttaaatgaaaagaaaaaagtaaaaaaatataataactactataaaataattaaaatattaataggtTTCATTATAGGCGTGGGATGTTGGTGGTATGGGTTTTGTTATATTAAGTTGTCTATTTCTTTTCGGAATTTTTTTAAAAGGCCACTTTCTCACAATCGATGGTACAACCAGTACAGTATGCCTctgttttgtaatattttgacACTGTACAAACAGTGCAACACAACAAACATAATTTTATGTAGACCTCAGGGAAAGTAGTGAttctttcaaaataattaataagctATTTTTCTGCCAGTATTATGAAAATATTAActgattattaataatttaattattttaataataatgtttaaaaacagtttatTTCCTCAAAGAGAATAAAGATTTACAACACTTTTAGTGGCCATTGCACATGTTTTATTGGATATCTCATGATTACAATACAGGGTACACATTATTTCATACACAAGAGAGAACAGAAGGGCGTTTGTCCCCTGTGTTATACAGCTGTATGTAAGGGAAGGAAAAacctgtatacagtattttgatcTCCATTATAGATTTTTAGTTTGGTATAATTTAACACACACCAAATTTGTTGGGGGTGAAATACAATGCGTTTATTGATAAGTATATTTACTTTGTACAAAATGTAACTATATTAATTTTCCtacactatattttttattttaactacagtacattattttacAAGTTTAACAATCTAAGATATGTATTTAATAACTATATAGTATTAGTAAGTTATGTTAATGTTTCAGTGATCAGTAAATATGGTATCCATTCCATATATAATAGTGTCATATGTTTGGGTAAGTTGGAGTATACAGTAAATGAACATGATGATCCGATATAGACACTACAATTATTACTTTTTAGTGTCATTAAAACATTGTTACATTTTGTGGATTTTATTGGTGAACTCTCTAGTTTTTATATACAATAACTATGGATTCCCTTGTTTAGAACAACCCCTGCCATTGCATATTAATCCAGCTATTTCATTTCCAAAACGTTAAACCATTCGTTACAACCATTTAAATAAAGGCCCTCTCGCTCATGTAAAGGCCACTTATGCAACTATCTTTAGCTCTCCACCTTCTATATATATTTCTGTTCTAACAATGGTCCTCTATTAGAGGAACTTAAATGGGTCAAAGTGCATCTACATCTAGGAATGTTGTTCgaatataatttgaaatattaatatagaacaatattgtataatttacatAAGGAGTTCACTTTTGTCGTCCGCTACTAGGCATCCTTCCCATCAGGCATTGCTCAGGCTAATTTTAAGTGTACTTTCTTAAATTTTAAACCTTCATTGCTACcctttacagtacagtactgtacatatcaAGTCACATTATCTTCATGTAGGAGAACCAATGTACtatactataattatattaatttaatttaaagattgAGAAACTCAAAATTGACCAGTGACTATTATGTTGAAATCAAGTAGAGTATAAATCAAGAAAATGGAATGGTTGAACAGAACAAAGTGATATGCCCTCATCTTAGCATTAATTCACAAGGCAGGTTCTTCCaagtataatatataaatttaaacactATTTGATATTATATCGTATGAAAAAATAGGAAAGAAATAATTCTATAAATAACACATACAGTTTTGGAAAACGATACCTAAATTCATTCACAAAGAACAATACAATTGGTACCCTTTTTTTTTCCATCAGATCTTCAAATCGGCCAACAACTAAAACAACATTAGACAACCCACTTATTAATTGACATAAATCATCAAACATATAAGGAATAAATTTAATACGGAagatttttaaagtacagtcTAACCTGTATGTCATTTACTAACTAGTAAGATAATCAAATCATcttcaattattatttacattaaaaataaatatttcagcACCTTTATCGCTCCCAcccttgaaaaatataaaataaaatttcatgTTGGCACTCAATTAAAATCACATCAAGGATTTTCTTTTTACTtagattatatataaataataaataaaatttttagTTGGTTTTAAGTTATACCCAGATATAGACAagcattgtatttgtattgtGTAGACTGCTCACTGATGTATGCAATGTAATGAGTATCAAATTAAGGCATATTCGACTGCGCATAATTATGAACAGCAAGAATCTAGATTTGCTGACATTTTATCTGCTCAAAACAGCCTATTCAAATATTACCATGCATAATTGGATGCACCTTTAACTACTAACCACCACACATTTTACATATGTGCTGTGACGATGCTCTTTCATTAATTGTATGGTATGTTCCACCCTTGGTTTGAATGCTGCTGAAACCGCTGCTTGTCTGAATAAGGTATTAGTTattgcttggttcccactagagatgcaacacccaggacgtaacgcaagttatttgatttgaccaatcacagaaGCGATGGATTTTTCCATTTCAGTTATTTGCAATTGGTCAACTCTTTTGCGTTGTGTCTACGTCCTTGCTTTGCTtctccagtgggaaccaagcttaatttaAAGCTACTTTTCTTGATTCTCATGATGTCATTATAATGTAGCATAAGGCATGCCTTCTATTTGCTCAGGGGGTTTCTTCCCCTTTTTCTTCCCTCCTCCTTTATCTGCGTTCTTATCATCATCTTTCGCTTCCTCTTTTTCAATTTGCTCACGAGCTTGTCGACTTGAATCTATCAATTCCTGAATTTTGACAATAAGGTCGTCATTCTTTTGTTCAAGTTCTGTTAAATAATTGTCTAGTTGATCAATCGTGTTATTCAGTGATTCATATTCTGCTGCTTGTGAAAAAGAGAAAACATTTGTAATTTGtatgagtaggcctatgttattattataatagtataatGTAGAACCCTATTATAAGAAAGGACAACAAAACTATCCCATGCCATGTAATACTCTAGTAGTGGTACTAATTTTAGttaaaagtacagtactaaTTTTATGATTTAAAGTCAGGGATAGGCCTGGATTTATCATAAAAAGTCAGCCTACTAGATAGATATACACCCATCATAATAGAATCCTTCAATCTATTCACCACCACCCACCTTGCTCAGTTTCTTCAACATCATCTACCATCATGTCTTCTTGATTTTCACTCTCAACGTCTGAAGATTCATTTTTATCTCCACCAATTCCCGTATGACCATTCATATTGTTTTCGTGTCACAATCTTTATCCTTTTAAgcctttaattattattatttattaactaaAAATATCAACACAAACTGTTGTTTTCACTCTTATTTTTTCACTTCTTCACATGATACGATTAGGCTTCTACGAAAAATATGTTTCTGTAATTTAACTTAACATATTGATCGTGTTGGACCACTTATATCCCCATTTATTTACTGTGGTTTTTATAATTGGTATATCACATTAACCAAAGGGTACAAATATAGCATAACATGtttcatatttcttttttctactacattattttttaatgaacaATCAATTTagttaataaaacaatattaatttgattttaggAATATTAAATTACGTTTAGCTATATATGcctataattaaatattattttagtaaaacTACAACAATTTAGTTAccccttaaaataaaaatagttttgtCCAAATACGTCATCACTGTGAAGACGCCGCATCATCAGCCATTTTGTCGTCGACTTTCGGTGTTCAGTGAAGAGTTGTGTCTTCTATTTTAATCTGTATTTTTCAAAGGTTTGTGTTCACCAATCACTTTTTTTTGCTCTGTTCAGTAAAGTAATATAAATGAAACTGTTATTCTATGTTGttatttttaagaaaaatataacaGTTGAAACAAATATTTACGTTATCTTTTGAGGAAGTAAAATACAGAATTATAGGCCTAGCTTGGATTGGTTTTGTTATCATTCTGATTGAAGACTAAGAGGATCTGAGGATCTAATATTGTGTACCTGTCTATGATTGATTAAAAAATTAAGTTTACTGTAAAATGAACTATTTAAAAGGAGTGTTAACTGCATCATCAGGCTATGTaattaaaatataggcctactaggcctaggctaggcctagaatgttttaattaaatcaatcaaCCGGTCCATGTTGTGTTTGTGATCGGCGAATGAGTAGGTAGGAGATCCGGAGATCAAaaccatttatttataaaatcgaTCTATAATTTTGATAACGATATtaatcaaatgtaattttatgtattttattaaaatttaaaattaacagcATGCTGTCAGTATAATTATACGcgataattataatgttttacttattAATGCAAATAAACTGCTGTATAGtgtaataaatattactaaaaataattatgacatGGCTTTGTAAGTTGGTTGACTAGGCTTTTAATTTGTCCCAGCATGCACTATAGTGTGTAAGAAAATCAATAACTAGCCAGTCACTGGTACAGCTATTCTAACAAAGAATCCATACTAATCAATAGTTTtcaatgtgttttaattattattttcaattctaGGAAGGAAAAGTTCAACAATTTGgttttttctatttatagcttttgaattttaaacaacaaaatggcCGAAAATGAAGATGTACTTTTGGACTACGAAGAAGAACCAGAAATGGCACCAGATGCTGCAGGAGATGGTCAAGTTGCCAAGAAGGAAGTGAAAGGAACCTATGTGTCCATCCACAGTTCTGGTTTTCGGGATTTCCTTCTCAAACCTGAGCTTCTCAGAGCAATTGTTGATTGTGGTTTTGAACATCCCTCAGAAGGTATGCACTGCTCAGGCTGTGCTGTAAATAGTTCTTGGCAAATTAGCAGAACATATAAAAACTTCATTAGTGCTAGGCCAGGACAAGATCCCTACTCGTACCTTATTTCCTTGAATAAACGCCACATGCACATATACACAAAATTTTATTacaacacatttatatttgtaccaGAATTCATTTGACACTTAGTGCGTTTTGCCAATGTTTTTCCAATAGATTTTGCCGAAGATAAAATAAATTGGTAGATATTGATCATGTATTGATTATCAGTATTGTGCTTTTCCTTTTGATTggtaatgtattttaataatttgtcatttATCTTTTACAGTTCAGCATGAGTGCATTCCACAGGCTATTCTTGGTATGGATGTTCTTTGCCAGGCTAAATCTGGTATGGGTAAAACTGCAGTCTTTGTGCTGGCCACCTTACAACAAATTGAACCAGTTGATGGACaggtatatataattatttggtgTACAGTTAAAATGTTCATGAAAAACAGTAACAATGTTTTAATCTAGATatttagaatcattttaattttgacaaattttataTCTATccatatttcaatgttttttttttccgtGTTACCTATTGTCTataatgtttgtgtattttattgttttgttcattTCCTTTTGaggcaaataaataaaatgaaattgtgTTTGtaccaaaaatacaatatacatTACCAAATAGGGTGGTGCCTGGAAAACGAAACCTGTCTTTCTCTTATTTCAGTATATAAgcattaattttttgtttttatgtaggTTTCTGTATTGGTCATGTGTCACACAAGAGAGCTGGCTTATCAGATTGCCAAAGAGTATGAACGATTCTCCAAGTACATGCCCACTATCAAAGTTGGCGTCTTCTTCGGAGGTCTTCACATCACTAAAGATGTGCAAGCTTTGAAGACCAACTGTCCTCACATCGTTGTCGGAACACCTGGTAGAACGCTGGCTCTTGGACGTCAGAAGGCACTCAATTTGAAGAACGTGAAGCATTTTATTTTGGATGAGTGCGACAAAATGTTAGAACAACTAGGTAGGTTGCGTGGTTAAGTTTATTTCTAAAATGTTATGCTGCTCTACAAGTTCTTATGATAAATAATGAGGTAACACTTAACATACTTTAACACAAATGCTTTTAATATTGTGCTTGCATAGAAAATAATTCCAAGGTCAAATTGTAATGAACAAATTGAATccactttaagctctgtctacactatgtgacaaaaaaatgtgatgtgcccatatatggatggatgatgtcattatcactaccatatttgggcacatcacacattttttatcaaacaGAGCTTTACTGTGATCAACATTGTGCAAACTCGGCTGCTATTAATAGTCTTTGTTTTATTCACAAGTCAATCAATGCATATTTTGATTCTCTTTGATAGATATGCGGCGTGATGTGCAAGAGATATTCAGAATGACACCACATGAGAAGCAAGTGATGATGTTCAGTGCAACCTTGAGCAAGGACATCCGACCAGTGTGCAAGAAATTCATGCAAGACGTAAATACATCTCTCTCTTCATTCTCAACATCCTCTTCCGTTTGGAGTGTGGCTGGTTAGAGCTAGTCGAGGTCCAGCCGGATGTGGTCTGGTTCGTTTCGCACCTAGTCTCTATCGAGCGTAGTCGGAGTTAGCGTACTCCGGTTCCTGCACACAAAGCCAAATGAGGAAGCTTATTTTTTGTCATTGTCGTTTTTAAAAGCAACATATGTGGCCCGCGGTGTATGGCATTGGTTCCGTCAACTTAGTACATAGATGGACTATTTTACACGGTTCTACTATGAAGGACTTAAATTATACACACCctaatattttacaattcaaTCAACATAATAGCAGCATTTCTATCATTATACAACATGCAGACAAATCATTGTACTTCATTTTACATATTTTCACCAACAATAGACAACAAATCATTATTAACCTTCATTTTTGGGAGCTGACCGATTCTTCATGTAAAAGAAAGGAAGCCATTTTGAAAATCTACCAGTATCTCTACGTTTTAAGAAATGCAATTGTTACATCACTGCCGCGTAATATATAGTGTACACAAATATATATGCCTCTTGCACTAAACATACAACATATGCTTAATATCATACACATGCcatatttacattgtttattcCTGAATGAACTTTGTTACGTCAGCTGTAGTGTATCTTTCGTAGAAAATGATTTCGcgtatatatttacatatataaGTTGTGCCCCATGCACATACATTTCACATGTTCCGGAtctaaaaatacttttttacatttatttacttaCATTGTCATGAAGTTAAGGAAAATATGAATACGCGTTTGGACATTGAAATACGATTATTAAGAACTTTGTTTCACGGAAGCGAGTTATAATTGGGATCATATCTTCGTTTGCGATTCAAATCGACATCTTTTGTCGCTTCAAACAAAATCTTCGCGTATATACACATTCAACATCTTTCATATACAGGATGCAGTTTCACACATTACACAAGTTGgagaatttaaaaacaaaatattcacattATAATCTACATATCAGTCTTGAAGATCACCAAATTCTATTAATGCTTTTGCTGGAAGCCAAATTGGACTTTTATTAATGATTCGTTTGACGTAAGAAGATGTGCCTAGCGTGAAGGCTGGTTTAGTTGCACCACCGCGTCTCGGATGAAGTAAACATCATTACCTGTCTAAGAAGGTATTGCATCTATAAATTGTTTGTTCGTCTTGGCGATCCTAGTCGTTACACAATCAAGAATAGAACGATCATTTCGCGTTGTTGCCTTGCCTGCCACTTACTATCAAGATGGTTTTGTTGTCTGAAGTGTATTCTACTAATGCCA
Encoded here:
- the LOC140047325 gene encoding uncharacterized protein — encoded protein: MNGHTGIGGDKNESSDVESENQEDMMVDDVEETEQAEYESLNNTIDQLDNYLTELEQKNDDLIVKIQELIDSSRQAREQIEKEEAKDDDKNADKGGGKKKGKKPPEQIEGMPYATL
- the LOC140047326 gene encoding spliceosome RNA helicase DDX39B, with protein sequence MAENEDVLLDYEEEPEMAPDAAGDGQVAKKEVKGTYVSIHSSGFRDFLLKPELLRAIVDCGFEHPSEVQHECIPQAILGMDVLCQAKSGMGKTAVFVLATLQQIEPVDGQVSVLVMCHTRELAYQIAKEYERFSKYMPTIKVGVFFGGLHITKDVQALKTNCPHIVVGTPGRTLALGRQKALNLKNVKHFILDECDKMLEQLDMRRDVQEIFRMTPHEKQVMMFSATLSKDIRPVCKKFMQDPMEVYVDDETKLTLHGLQQYYVKLKDNEKNRKLFDLLDVLEFNQVVIFVKSVQRCIALAQLLVEQNFPAIAIHRSMAQEERLSRYQQFKDFQKRILVATNLFGRGMDIERVNIVFNYDMPDDSDTYLHRVARAGRFGTKGLAVTFVSDETDAKTLNEVQDRFEVNIGELPEEIDMSSYIEQTA